One Ensifer adhaerens genomic region harbors:
- a CDS encoding TenA family protein, producing the protein MAAETLSEQILRENATVFEAMVKHRFVEDIVMERLSPQVFERYLVYEGAFVETAISIFAFAAAKAETIEQKRWLIAVLDALANQQIAYFERIFAERNIDPGAYDLNVAEVDAFRTGMLDIARNGGFLDTVAAMFAAEWMYWTWSKRAARSSFADPHLKEWVEMHADDEFAAQAKWLKQELDVAGDALEASERKRLSAIFGRAQQLEIAFHDAAYV; encoded by the coding sequence ATGGCGGCTGAAACGCTTTCGGAACAGATCCTGCGGGAAAACGCCACCGTCTTCGAAGCCATGGTCAAACATCGCTTCGTCGAGGACATCGTGATGGAGCGTCTGTCCCCGCAGGTTTTCGAACGCTATCTCGTCTATGAGGGGGCCTTCGTCGAAACCGCGATCTCGATCTTCGCCTTTGCGGCGGCGAAGGCCGAGACGATCGAACAGAAGCGCTGGCTGATTGCCGTTCTGGATGCGCTCGCCAACCAGCAGATCGCCTACTTCGAACGGATTTTTGCCGAACGCAATATCGATCCCGGCGCCTATGATCTCAATGTTGCCGAGGTCGATGCTTTCCGAACGGGTATGCTGGACATCGCCCGCAACGGCGGTTTCCTCGATACCGTCGCTGCCATGTTTGCGGCCGAGTGGATGTACTGGACCTGGTCGAAAAGGGCCGCCCGTTCATCGTTTGCCGATCCACATTTGAAGGAATGGGTCGAAATGCACGCCGATGATGAGTTTGCGGCTCAGGCGAAGTGGCTGAAGCAAGAACTCGACGTGGCCGGCGACGCGCTCGAGGCTTCCGAGCGCAAACGCCTGAGCGCTATCTTCGGGCGAGCGCAGCAACTGGAAATCGCCTTTCATGACGCAGCCTACGTCTGA